The proteins below are encoded in one region of Nyctibius grandis isolate bNycGra1 chromosome 7, bNycGra1.pri, whole genome shotgun sequence:
- the TMEM106B gene encoding transmembrane protein 106B isoform X1, with product MGKSLSHLPMHTCKEDGYDGGTVSDNMRNGLLHSESHNEDGRCGDVSQFPYVEFTGRDSVTCPTCQGTGRIPRGQENQLVALIPYSDQRLRPRRTKLYVTASVIVCLLLSGLAVFFLFPRSIDVEYIGVKSVYVTYEQGRRIIYLNITNTLNITNNNYYSVEVANITAQVQFSKTVIGKARLNNITSIGPLDMQQIDYMVPTVIQDEMSYMFDFCTLPSIKVHNIVVMMQVTVTTSYFGHSEQISQERYQYVDCGGNTTYQLGQSEYLNVLQPPQ from the exons ATGGGAAAATCACTTTCTCACCTGCCTATGCATACATGCAAGGAAGATGGCTATGATGGAGGCACAGTGTCTGATAATATGAGGAATGGGTTACTTCACTCGGAATCGCACAACGAAGATGGCAGATGTGGAGATGTATCACAGTTTCCCTACGTGGAATTCACAGGAAGAGACAGTGTCACCTGCCCGACTTGCCAGGGAACAGGAAGAATTCCACGAg GGCAGGAAAATCAGCTGGTAGCATTAATTCCATACAGTGATCAGAGACTGAGGCCAAGAAGAAC aaagctCTACGTGACTGCTTCTGTAATTGTATGTTTACTGCTTTCTGGGCTGGCTGTATTCTTCTTGTTTCCTCGCTCAATCGACGTTGAATACATTGGTGTGAAGTCAGTATATGTCACTTATGAACAGGGTAGACGTATAATATATCTAAATATTACG aacacacTAAATATAACAAACAACAACTATTATTCTGTTGAAGTGGCAAATATCACAGCCCaagttcagttttcaaaaacagtTATTGGCAAAGCACGGCTAAACAACATCACCAGCATTGGTCCTCTGGATATGCAACAG attgaCTATATGGTGCCCACAGTCATACAAGATGAAATGAGCTACATGTT tgACTTCTGTACTTTACCATCTATCAAAGTGCATAACATAGTAGTGATGATGCA aGTGACAGTGACAACCTCTTACTTTGGCCACTCTGAGCAAATATCCCAGGAGAGATACCAGTATGTGGACTGTGGAGGAAACACAACCTACCAGCTGGGCCAGTCGGAGTATTTAAATGTACTTCAGCCTCCTCAATAA
- the TMEM106B gene encoding transmembrane protein 106B isoform X2, whose protein sequence is MGYFTRNRTTKMADVEMYHSFPTWNSQEETVSPARLAREQEEFHEVAAAQSSEKWLYIPVISRMQWQENQLVALIPYSDQRLRPRRTKLYVTASVIVCLLLSGLAVFFLFPRSIDVEYIGVKSVYVTYEQGRRIIYLNITNTLNITNNNYYSVEVANITAQVQFSKTVIGKARLNNITSIGPLDMQQIDYMVPTVIQDEMSYMFDFCTLPSIKVHNIVVMMQVTVTTSYFGHSEQISQERYQYVDCGGNTTYQLGQSEYLNVLQPPQ, encoded by the exons ATGGGTTACTTCACTCGGAATCGCACAACGAAGATGGCAGATGTGGAGATGTATCACAGTTTCCCTACGTGGAATTCACAGGAAGAGACAGTGTCACCTGCCCGACTTGCCAGGGAACAGGAAGAATTCCACGAg GTTGCTGCAGCTCAGTCCAGTGAGAAATGGTTGTATATACCAGTGATTTCCAGAATGCAGT GGCAGGAAAATCAGCTGGTAGCATTAATTCCATACAGTGATCAGAGACTGAGGCCAAGAAGAAC aaagctCTACGTGACTGCTTCTGTAATTGTATGTTTACTGCTTTCTGGGCTGGCTGTATTCTTCTTGTTTCCTCGCTCAATCGACGTTGAATACATTGGTGTGAAGTCAGTATATGTCACTTATGAACAGGGTAGACGTATAATATATCTAAATATTACG aacacacTAAATATAACAAACAACAACTATTATTCTGTTGAAGTGGCAAATATCACAGCCCaagttcagttttcaaaaacagtTATTGGCAAAGCACGGCTAAACAACATCACCAGCATTGGTCCTCTGGATATGCAACAG attgaCTATATGGTGCCCACAGTCATACAAGATGAAATGAGCTACATGTT tgACTTCTGTACTTTACCATCTATCAAAGTGCATAACATAGTAGTGATGATGCA aGTGACAGTGACAACCTCTTACTTTGGCCACTCTGAGCAAATATCCCAGGAGAGATACCAGTATGTGGACTGTGGAGGAAACACAACCTACCAGCTGGGCCAGTCGGAGTATTTAAATGTACTTCAGCCTCCTCAATAA